The Malus domestica chromosome 10, GDT2T_hap1 genome contains a region encoding:
- the LOC103412495 gene encoding myb-related protein Myb4-like (The RefSeq protein has 1 substitution compared to this genomic sequence), which translates to MAKRTQRCEKTVAVKKGPWSPEEDHKLVAYIQRYGIWNWSRMPKPAGLARSGKSCRLRWVNYLRPDIKRGNFGKDEEETILELHQAIGNRWSAIAARLPGRTDNEIKNYWHTHMKKRFKAGIESVHEEAKGSGDKEASKNKLSEAGQLFLVDEATKVASLKSEATCSASSSVYFPVWEFDDQKGQIAEQSVCASDVTFGELQSLDSQVWQQEPIFPCDSYINHVTSDYWVSLIDKTG; encoded by the exons ATGGCGAAAAGGACTCAGCGGTGTGAGAAGACGGTAGCTGTGAAGAAGGGTCCATGGAGTCCTGAGGAGGATCACAAGTTGGTAGCTTACATTCAAAGATATGGAATTTGGAATTGGAGTCGGATGCCTAAACCAGCTG GTCTGGCCAGGTCCGGGAAGAGTTGTAGACTTCGTTGGGTGAATTACCTAAGGCCGGATATTAAGCGTGGGAACTTCGGCAAAGACGAAGTGGAAACCATACTTGAGTTGCATCAAGCAATAGGAAACCG ATGGTCTGCTATTGCAGCAAGGCTTCCCGGAAGAACGGACAATGAGATTAAGAATTACTGGCACACCCACATGAAAAAACGCTTCAAGGCGGGGATTGAATCAGTACACGAAGAAGCAAAAGGGTCCGGTGACAAGGAAGCCAGCAAGAACAAGTTATCTGAAGCTGGACAACTCTTTCTTGTTGATGAAGCTACGAAGGTAGCATCATTAAAGTCGGAGGCAACTTGTTCAGCTTCATCGAGCGTATACTTTCCCGTTTGGGAATTCGACGATCAAAAAGGCCAGATTGCAGAGCAAAGTGTTTGTGCATCTGATGTCACATTTGGTGAGCTTCAAAGTTTGGATTCTCAAGTGTGGCAGCAAGAGCCTATATTTCCATGTGATTCCTACATTAATCATGTCACCAGTGATTACTGGGTCAGTTTAATCGATAAAACAGGATGA
- the LOC103446616 gene encoding protein PLANT CADMIUM RESISTANCE 12-like has product MGDLEKQETVLLKKAAEEAEGEEKERLLEGNGMAVVDFDLLCSTVALQTQGKLAAKLQSFPDVEEGGDAGDLGGVFRMWEGEVLDCFDDRRVALESLCCPCYRFGKNMRRAGFGPCSLQGALHLILVVLVLLNCIAFIVTKKHCFLYLAVAFTISLGTYLGYFRTQMKKKFNIRGGDSSLDDCIYHLICPCCALCQESRTLEMNNVQDGTWHGRGDTIYIGSLGEGAKSFFELQPPPIVSIKSPDPCSL; this is encoded by the exons ATGGGGGATTTGGAGAAGCAAGAGACGGTGCTACTGAAGAAGGCAGCGGAGGAGGCGGAGGGGGAAGAAAAGGAGAGGCTTTTGGAGGGAAATGGAATGGCGGTCGTCGATTTCGACCTGCTCTGCTCGACGGTGGCGCTGCAGACCCAGGGAAAGCTGGCGGCCAAGCTCCAGAGCTTCCCCGACGTAGAGGAAGGCGGAGACGCAGGGGACTTGGGTGGCGTCTTCAGGATGTGGGAAGGTGAAGTCCTAGATTGCTTCGATGACCGTCGTGTTGCGCTCGAATCCCTCTG TTGCCCATGCTATAGATTTGGGAAGAACATGAGACGAGCTGGTTTCGGTCCTTGTTCGTTACAG GGAGCTCTTCATTTGATTCTTGTTGTTCTTGTCCTTCTCAACTGCATTGCCTTCATTGTCACCAAGAAGCACTGCTTTCTATATTTGGCGGTTGCTTTCACCATTTCACTAGGAACGTATTTGGGGTACTTCCGAACACAGATGAAGAAGAAATTTAACATCAGG GGTGGTGATAGTTCCTTGGATGATTGCATCTACCATCTCATCTGCCCATGCTGTGCATTATGTCAG GAATCCAGAACATTGGAGATGAACAATGTCCAAGATGGTACCTGGCATGGTCGGGGTGATACGATTTACATAGGTAGCCTTGGAGAAGGTGCAAAATCGTTCTTTGAGCTACAACCGCCTCCGATTGTCTCAATCAAATCCCCTGACCCCTGCAGCTTGTAG